In Opitutaceae bacterium TAV5, one genomic interval encodes:
- a CDS encoding chemotaxis protein B, which produces MKNPTPPQSQKRRPARAAARVTPAPSMPVKRPTDRFFPIVGIGASAGGLEALVQFFEQVPPDCGMAFAVVQHLDPTQKGMMPELLQRATPMKVLQVTDRTRVRPNRVYVIPPNRDMSLLHGTLHLLAPAAPRGLRLPIDFFFRSLAEDQQQRSVGIILSGMGSDGTLGLRAIKEKAGVTLVQDPATAKFDAMPRSAIDAGLADIVAPAAQLAGKLVAYRQHRPRIGKTSSSLEGNIRSALEKIVILLRSHSGNDFTLYRRSTLDRRVEHRMGIHRIGKIDAYVRYLQENPQELDILFKELLIGVTRFFRDPAAWQQLAKTLPALLADRGPGGTLRTWVAGCSTGEEAYSLAIVLTESLQRARPANHAALQIYATDLDKDAISKARQGLFPESISADVSPARLGRFFVKEAGGYRVNKEIRTAVTFAPQNLIMDPPFTRLDILCCRNLLIYLTPELQRKLFPLFHYCLNPRGVLFLGSAESIGGFGGLFTPLAFKERIFRRTESAPPGIQLDFPAVFAPAATERTDTPQVMQRPGPSLQSLADQLLQARFAPPAVLVNERGDILYISGRTGNYLEPAAGKANWNVVAMAREGLRYELADALQKMRRKKTAITVRDIKVGIDPDARSVDIMVQVLDEPRELRGMVLIVFSDTVNPIASPPPGKAGRASSRNLAQRELERELQRARQEVHACREEMQTSQEELKSMNEELQSTNEELQSTNEELTTSKEEMQSLNEELQTVNAELQSKLDELSAANNDMKNLLNSTDIATVFLDNALRVRRFTEQAGTIIKFIPGDVGRPVTDLASDLLYPALVEDAQEVLRTLVFSETSITTRDGRWYMVRIMPYRTMDNRIDGVVITFTDITASKKVEAELREQHDRLAGELAGRRSAPDRTSARLPCHPKKKPRKPAPAARKPGP; this is translated from the coding sequence TTGAAAAATCCAACTCCCCCCCAATCGCAGAAACGCCGGCCCGCCCGTGCGGCGGCGCGCGTCACACCCGCGCCCTCCATGCCAGTCAAACGACCGACGGATCGTTTCTTCCCCATCGTGGGCATCGGCGCCTCGGCCGGCGGCCTGGAGGCCCTCGTGCAGTTCTTCGAACAGGTGCCGCCGGACTGCGGCATGGCCTTCGCGGTCGTCCAGCATCTGGACCCCACGCAGAAGGGCATGATGCCGGAACTGCTCCAGCGCGCCACCCCCATGAAGGTACTGCAGGTGACGGATCGCACCCGGGTCCGGCCGAACCGGGTTTACGTGATCCCGCCCAACCGCGACATGTCGCTCCTTCACGGGACGCTGCACCTGCTCGCCCCGGCCGCGCCTCGCGGCCTGCGCCTGCCGATCGATTTCTTCTTCCGCTCGCTCGCCGAGGACCAGCAGCAGCGCAGCGTCGGCATCATCCTGTCGGGCATGGGCAGCGACGGCACGCTGGGCCTGCGTGCCATCAAGGAAAAAGCCGGGGTCACCCTGGTGCAGGACCCGGCCACGGCGAAGTTCGACGCCATGCCGCGCAGCGCGATCGACGCGGGGCTGGCGGATATCGTGGCCCCCGCCGCGCAACTGGCCGGCAAGCTGGTCGCCTACCGCCAGCACCGGCCGCGCATCGGCAAGACCAGCTCGTCCCTGGAGGGAAATATCCGGAGTGCCCTGGAAAAAATCGTGATCCTGCTGCGCTCCCACAGCGGCAACGATTTCACCCTGTACCGGCGCAGCACGCTCGACCGGCGGGTCGAACACCGCATGGGCATCCACCGGATCGGCAAGATCGACGCCTACGTCCGGTATCTGCAGGAGAATCCCCAGGAGCTGGACATTCTCTTCAAGGAACTGCTGATCGGGGTGACGCGCTTCTTTCGCGATCCCGCAGCCTGGCAGCAACTGGCCAAAACGCTCCCGGCCCTGCTCGCGGACCGCGGTCCTGGCGGGACGTTGCGGACCTGGGTGGCCGGCTGCTCGACGGGCGAGGAGGCCTATTCACTCGCCATCGTTCTCACCGAGTCGCTCCAGCGCGCCAGGCCCGCGAACCATGCCGCCCTGCAAATCTACGCCACCGACCTGGACAAGGACGCGATCTCCAAGGCCCGCCAGGGGCTTTTCCCCGAAAGCATCTCCGCCGACGTGTCGCCGGCGCGGCTCGGCCGGTTTTTCGTCAAGGAGGCCGGCGGCTACCGGGTGAACAAGGAGATCCGCACCGCGGTGACCTTCGCGCCGCAAAACCTCATCATGGACCCGCCATTCACCAGGCTGGACATCCTGTGCTGCCGGAACCTGCTGATCTACCTGACCCCGGAGTTGCAGCGGAAACTGTTCCCGCTTTTCCACTACTGCCTGAATCCCCGTGGCGTGCTGTTTCTTGGCAGCGCGGAGAGCATCGGGGGCTTCGGCGGCCTGTTCACGCCCCTGGCGTTCAAGGAGCGGATTTTCCGGCGAACCGAGTCGGCGCCGCCCGGCATCCAGCTCGATTTTCCCGCCGTGTTCGCGCCCGCCGCAACGGAACGGACGGATACGCCGCAGGTGATGCAGCGTCCCGGCCCCAGCCTCCAGTCGCTGGCCGATCAGTTGCTCCAGGCGCGTTTCGCCCCGCCGGCAGTGCTCGTCAACGAACGGGGCGACATTCTCTACATCAGCGGCCGCACCGGCAACTATCTCGAACCCGCCGCCGGCAAGGCCAACTGGAACGTGGTCGCCATGGCTCGCGAGGGGCTGCGTTACGAACTGGCCGACGCCCTGCAAAAAATGCGCCGGAAAAAGACGGCCATCACGGTCCGGGACATCAAGGTCGGGATCGATCCCGACGCGCGCTCCGTGGACATCATGGTGCAGGTGCTCGACGAGCCCCGGGAACTGCGCGGCATGGTGCTGATCGTTTTCTCCGACACCGTCAACCCGATCGCCTCCCCCCCGCCGGGAAAGGCCGGCAGGGCCTCGTCCCGCAACCTCGCCCAGCGGGAACTGGAGCGCGAACTGCAACGCGCCCGGCAGGAGGTGCATGCCTGCCGCGAGGAAATGCAGACCTCGCAGGAAGAGCTCAAGTCCATGAACGAGGAGCTGCAATCCACCAACGAGGAGTTGCAGTCCACCAACGAGGAACTCACCACCTCGAAAGAGGAGATGCAGTCGCTCAACGAGGAATTGCAGACCGTGAACGCCGAGCTGCAATCCAAGCTCGACGAACTCTCCGCGGCGAACAACGACATGAAAAACCTGCTCAACAGCACCGACATCGCCACGGTGTTTCTGGACAACGCCCTGCGCGTGCGGCGCTTCACCGAGCAGGCCGGGACGATCATCAAGTTCATCCCGGGCGACGTGGGCCGGCCGGTCACCGACCTCGCCTCCGACCTGCTCTACCCGGCCCTGGTCGAGGACGCGCAGGAAGTGCTCCGGACCCTGGTGTTTTCGGAAACCTCGATCACCACCCGGGACGGGCGCTGGTACATGGTGCGCATCATGCCCTATCGCACCATGGACAACCGGATCGACGGCGTGGTCATCACCTTCACCGATATAACCGCATCCAAGAAAGTGGAGGCCGAACTGCGCGAGCAGCATGACCGCCTGGCCGGGGAACTGGCCGGGCGGCGCAGCGCCCCGGACCGGACCTCCGCACGTCTGCCATGCCATCCGAAGAAAAAGCCCCGCAAACCCGCGCCCGCCGCGAGGAAACCCGGACCATGA
- a CDS encoding histidine kinase, with the protein MKKHPASTETARALRRRAEDRLGRRPARKSPTALHADSQRLVQELQIHQIELELQNEELKQAKARVEEGLEKYTDLYDFAPVGYFSLDEKGLILEVNLTGAALLGVERCQLTRRRFQAFVALRSRPAFNDFLGKIFAGQGRQSCETSLVGGGRTVFCADLQATSATPRAGADTCCRVAVTNIEARKQAEEAQHRVELLAASNRKLEEEIVRRQATETALRKSELHTRRLLDQSQQLQKKLRLISHQALTVQEDQRKKISRELHDEIGQILVGIIVHLDNFTREAEINPKRIRETITPLRRLVEKSVRTVHRFARELRPAMLDDLGLVPALRAYINGFPRKKGRSIRFTASPAADVLDNDRRTVLYRVAQESLLNVARHAHARVVTVCLLKVRGGVRLEISDDGKAFDVDRLMTAGWNQRLGLIGMRERVEMVGGRFSIESAPGTGTTVRAEVPV; encoded by the coding sequence ATGAAAAAGCATCCGGCCTCTACGGAGACTGCCCGCGCGCTACGCCGCCGCGCCGAGGACCGGCTCGGCCGGCGGCCGGCCCGGAAATCGCCCACCGCGCTCCACGCCGACTCGCAGCGGCTTGTCCAGGAACTGCAGATCCACCAGATCGAACTGGAGCTGCAGAACGAGGAGTTGAAGCAGGCCAAGGCCCGGGTGGAGGAAGGCCTGGAAAAATACACCGATCTCTACGACTTCGCCCCGGTCGGCTATTTTTCCCTCGATGAAAAAGGCCTGATCCTTGAGGTGAACCTGACCGGGGCCGCCTTGCTGGGGGTCGAACGATGCCAACTCACCCGGCGCCGCTTCCAGGCGTTCGTAGCGCTGCGGAGCCGGCCGGCCTTCAACGACTTTCTCGGGAAAATCTTCGCCGGGCAAGGAAGGCAGTCCTGCGAAACATCGCTGGTGGGCGGCGGACGGACCGTTTTTTGTGCGGACCTGCAAGCCACGTCCGCCACGCCCCGGGCTGGCGCAGACACCTGTTGCCGGGTGGCGGTCACCAACATCGAGGCGCGCAAGCAGGCGGAGGAGGCGCAACACCGCGTCGAACTCCTCGCCGCCTCGAACCGGAAGCTGGAGGAGGAGATCGTCCGGCGCCAGGCGACAGAGACAGCCCTCAGGAAGAGCGAGCTGCACACCCGCCGGCTGCTGGATCAGTCGCAGCAACTCCAGAAAAAACTGCGCCTCATCTCCCACCAGGCCCTGACGGTGCAGGAGGACCAGCGGAAGAAGATCAGCCGCGAGTTGCACGACGAGATCGGACAGATCCTCGTGGGCATCATCGTCCACCTGGACAATTTCACCAGGGAGGCGGAGATCAACCCGAAGCGTATCCGTGAAACAATTACGCCCCTGCGCCGGCTGGTCGAGAAGTCGGTGCGGACCGTGCACCGCTTCGCCCGCGAGCTCCGGCCCGCGATGCTGGACGACCTCGGCCTGGTCCCGGCGCTGCGCGCCTACATCAACGGTTTTCCCCGGAAGAAGGGCCGCAGCATCCGGTTCACCGCTTCGCCCGCCGCCGATGTCCTGGACAACGACAGGCGCACGGTGCTCTACCGGGTCGCCCAGGAGTCCCTCCTCAACGTGGCCCGGCATGCGCACGCGCGCGTGGTGACGGTGTGTCTGCTCAAGGTCCGGGGCGGCGTGCGACTGGAGATCAGCGACGACGGCAAGGCGTTCGACGTGGACCGCCTCATGACTGCCGGGTGGAACCAGCGCCTCGGGCTGATCGGCATGCGCGAGCGCGTGGAGATGGTCGGCGGCCGTTTCAGCATCGAATCTGCGCCCGGCACGGGCACGACCGTCCGGGCCGAGGTGCCGGTTTAG
- a CDS encoding flagellar motor protein MotA: MPMNLPIAFLMGQSPMELFVHGGPIMWPILIVSFLAVTVVVERTIFLLREKSARDSAIVDKMLEQVEASDTDAAVRLGKNSRDYVARILVYALAHKEHSLGDAFMRAANREFARFQQGMATLDTCITAAPLLGLLGTVTGMMNTFGALGGGDIAANAGKITGGVGEALIATACGLGIAIIGLLPFNILNTRIESAKHDVSDASNALEVIIKKTAAAEAAVAGEPAAVGAGR, encoded by the coding sequence ATGCCAATGAACCTGCCAATAGCCTTCCTGATGGGCCAGTCGCCCATGGAACTTTTTGTCCACGGTGGCCCGATCATGTGGCCGATCCTCATCGTTTCGTTTCTCGCCGTCACCGTGGTGGTCGAGCGGACGATCTTCCTGCTGCGCGAGAAGTCCGCACGCGATTCCGCCATTGTCGACAAGATGCTCGAACAGGTCGAGGCCAGCGACACGGATGCCGCGGTACGGCTGGGCAAGAACAGCCGCGACTACGTGGCGCGGATTCTCGTTTACGCCCTCGCCCACAAGGAACACTCGCTCGGCGATGCTTTCATGCGGGCGGCCAACCGGGAGTTCGCCCGGTTCCAGCAGGGCATGGCCACGCTGGACACCTGCATCACGGCGGCGCCGCTGCTCGGCCTGCTCGGCACGGTGACCGGCATGATGAACACCTTCGGCGCGCTCGGCGGCGGCGACATCGCGGCCAATGCCGGCAAGATCACCGGCGGCGTCGGCGAGGCGCTCATCGCCACCGCCTGCGGCCTGGGCATCGCCATCATCGGCCTGCTGCCGTTCAACATCCTCAACACCCGCATCGAATCGGCCAAACACGACGTCTCCGACGCGTCCAACGCACTCGAGGTCATCATCAAGAAGACCGCGGCTGCCGAGGCAGCGGTTGCCGGCGAACCCGCTGCGGTCGGAGCCGGCCGCTGA
- a CDS encoding biopolymer transportern ExbD, translated as MQADKFSSGPVKKARIEIIPLIDVIFFLLATFVLFTLSLNKSGGLNVALPMTETGEMRSADNAITISITQEGTLAWDKEPVTLEEFIARLQAYKQVEPNPNVLINGDEGALFTQARYVIDEVRKAGISRIKIETRLRPGA; from the coding sequence ATGCAAGCCGACAAGTTTTCCTCCGGCCCGGTGAAGAAGGCGCGCATCGAGATCATCCCGTTGATAGACGTGATTTTCTTTCTGCTCGCCACCTTCGTCCTGTTCACGCTCTCGCTGAACAAGTCGGGGGGTCTTAACGTGGCCCTGCCGATGACCGAGACCGGCGAGATGCGCAGCGCCGACAATGCGATAACGATCTCGATCACGCAGGAAGGCACGCTGGCCTGGGACAAGGAGCCGGTCACGCTCGAGGAATTCATCGCGCGCTTGCAGGCGTACAAACAGGTGGAGCCCAACCCGAATGTGCTCATCAACGGCGACGAAGGCGCGCTGTTCACCCAGGCGCGCTATGTGATCGACGAGGTGCGCAAGGCCGGCATCAGCCGGATCAAGATCGAGACGCGCCTGCGCCCCGGCGCCTGA
- a CDS encoding biopolymer transportern ExbD, with protein MSGSTGGFHSGGVKKARIEIIPLIDVIFFLLATFVLFTLSLNKIQSVPVDLPQATPAPQQQNNDDETIVLQLSEPGTAYWNRELINLSEIAPRLINYKASNPNPRVLITGDDRARYGAAINALDEVRKAGITQVSIETAYRPTGR; from the coding sequence ATGTCAGGCTCAACCGGCGGATTCCACAGCGGCGGCGTCAAGAAAGCGCGCATCGAGATCATCCCGCTCATCGATGTGATCTTCTTCCTGCTCGCCACCTTCGTCCTGTTCACACTCTCGCTGAACAAGATCCAGTCGGTGCCGGTGGACCTGCCGCAGGCCACGCCCGCGCCGCAGCAGCAGAACAACGACGACGAGACGATTGTCCTGCAACTGTCCGAACCGGGCACCGCCTACTGGAACCGCGAGCTGATCAACCTCTCCGAAATCGCCCCGCGCCTGATCAACTACAAGGCATCGAACCCGAATCCGCGGGTGCTCATCACCGGCGACGACCGGGCCCGTTATGGCGCCGCCATCAACGCGCTCGACGAGGTCCGCAAGGCCGGCATCACCCAGGTTTCCATCGAGACCGCCTATCGTCCCACCGGACGCTGA
- a CDS encoding biopolymer transporter TonB, whose product MKRDIIIALLASLLLHGGFALGGQFFREKPEVAAAAEEDVPTIELMPMPQVEPDEPEVVESAPEEAAADLSDLAPPMQADTPSAVSSPFEQKIQPPPPPGLSRPTGVISIPTGRPGTGIAGSGMANLFDLANLDEMPTPRFQAAPLYPFEMRRAGIRGQVMVGFIVDTAGNVRDAYAISSSHREFEQEAVNAVMKWKFRPGKKGGANVNARMQVPIQFNPVQ is encoded by the coding sequence ATGAAACGCGACATCATCATCGCCCTTCTGGCCTCCCTGTTGCTACACGGCGGCTTTGCGCTGGGCGGCCAGTTTTTCAGAGAGAAGCCGGAGGTCGCAGCCGCGGCCGAAGAGGACGTGCCGACCATCGAGCTGATGCCGATGCCGCAGGTCGAGCCCGACGAACCCGAAGTCGTCGAGTCCGCTCCCGAGGAAGCGGCGGCCGATCTTTCCGACCTCGCTCCGCCGATGCAGGCCGACACGCCCTCGGCGGTGTCCTCGCCCTTCGAACAAAAAATCCAGCCCCCGCCCCCCCCGGGCCTGTCGCGGCCGACCGGAGTCATCTCGATCCCCACCGGGCGGCCGGGAACGGGCATCGCCGGCTCCGGCATGGCCAATCTCTTCGACCTGGCCAACCTCGACGAAATGCCCACACCGCGCTTCCAGGCCGCGCCGCTGTATCCCTTCGAGATGCGCCGTGCCGGCATCCGCGGCCAGGTCATGGTCGGCTTCATCGTCGACACCGCCGGCAACGTGCGCGACGCCTACGCCATCAGCTCGAGCCACCGCGAGTTCGAGCAGGAAGCCGTCAACGCCGTCATGAAGTGGAAGTTCCGGCCCGGCAAAAAAGGCGGCGCCAACGTCAACGCACGCATGCAGGTTCCCATCCAGTTTAACCCGGTCCAATGA
- a CDS encoding TonB-denpendent receptor → MKNKTNHRFKSSGRHVPPHLASLLLGLMAASCGYAQTATEPEVTGELEEFVVGGTGDPNNIVPNRPIDTLGLSKKIVDTPRSISTVSGETIEKFNITELADLSRFSPSTYTAFSFGVQGGLQIRGDTADTYFGDIRKINNAANVPTIIGASDGITIVRGPSSAVLGIGSVGGFMNYLPKSARASTGKYLERLTGKVSMTFDDWGKRVATAEVGGPATILGKKAGFYIYTQGERSDTYYKGQEIDDEIIQATLTIDLTDALRMEIGGNYQHHEGTGIAGWNRVTQDLVNHRTYQTGSPDFSLIDTNGDGVASREELYNAGLTNNYNFSAPGVPVPNQVKPGTDAYTAPGGPLAFVTDVGTAKLSPRNVLLERVNYGVDYIGYIKLINDSNPDLVFKNVLFFEHQKYHKLSDIAYFRAGDTKLFEERVSVDWHVQGLPDWLKINNMSAFNIRYLDARNSTTNVYQLFNYWDLKRYTNGRYYFQNGWDNPDEAGVDSDARSEHTEIGLGNVLDVTMFDRLNLNVGVRFDWVDADVKNYPGLRNSGNVLTPTPASSASGKEHATSLTSASLSYRVLPNIVPYVTYAEPKTIVPGSTGGLSSAQVNDEILTDTQLKEAGIKGEFFNGKLFVSYAIYEQYRTAFVQSLNGGNGDFQQTRSKGQEVEVRWAPTRNFNMAIAADWMRRDNDPLAPGFTPVPADTVGLDPVEFGGGRYQLAYDPNDTRVPRPKAIYSLFGNYIFGDSGFDVSAGVNYTGGYNASNIGDIKLPSALTFSLDVGYQTKSWEFRLSGKNLTNELFFTSTSGSAALIPQPGRTFTAKITYKF, encoded by the coding sequence ATGAAAAACAAGACAAATCATCGCTTCAAAAGTTCCGGGCGTCATGTGCCGCCCCACCTCGCTTCTCTCTTGCTCGGCCTGATGGCGGCCAGTTGCGGGTATGCCCAGACCGCAACCGAGCCCGAAGTCACCGGCGAGCTCGAGGAATTCGTCGTCGGCGGTACGGGAGACCCGAACAATATCGTCCCCAACCGGCCGATCGACACTCTCGGTTTGTCCAAGAAGATCGTCGATACACCCCGCTCGATCAGCACCGTATCCGGAGAGACGATCGAAAAGTTCAACATCACCGAGCTGGCCGATCTTTCCCGTTTTTCGCCCAGCACCTATACCGCGTTCTCATTTGGCGTCCAGGGCGGCCTTCAGATCCGCGGAGACACGGCAGACACCTACTTTGGCGATATCAGAAAGATCAACAACGCGGCCAACGTCCCGACGATTATCGGCGCGAGCGATGGTATCACGATCGTGCGCGGTCCGTCTTCCGCTGTTCTCGGCATCGGTTCGGTCGGCGGATTCATGAACTACCTCCCCAAATCCGCCCGTGCCAGCACCGGCAAATACCTGGAGCGCCTGACCGGCAAGGTCAGCATGACCTTCGACGACTGGGGGAAACGGGTGGCCACCGCAGAAGTCGGCGGCCCTGCGACGATTTTGGGCAAAAAGGCGGGCTTCTATATCTACACCCAGGGCGAACGTTCCGACACGTATTACAAAGGCCAGGAAATCGATGACGAAATCATTCAAGCGACCCTGACGATCGACCTGACCGATGCGCTGCGCATGGAAATTGGCGGCAACTATCAGCACCATGAGGGAACGGGCATCGCCGGCTGGAACCGTGTCACCCAGGATCTTGTGAATCACCGCACCTATCAGACCGGATCGCCCGATTTCAGCCTGATCGATACCAACGGCGATGGCGTCGCCAGCCGCGAGGAGTTGTACAATGCCGGATTGACCAACAACTACAACTTCAGCGCCCCCGGCGTCCCCGTGCCGAACCAGGTGAAACCCGGCACCGACGCCTATACCGCGCCCGGCGGGCCGCTGGCATTCGTGACCGATGTCGGCACGGCCAAACTCAGCCCCCGCAACGTGCTGCTCGAACGCGTCAATTACGGTGTCGACTATATCGGATACATCAAGCTGATCAACGACTCGAACCCGGACCTGGTGTTCAAAAACGTCCTCTTCTTCGAGCACCAGAAGTACCACAAGCTTTCGGACATCGCCTATTTCCGCGCAGGCGACACCAAGCTTTTCGAGGAGAGAGTCAGCGTCGACTGGCATGTGCAGGGTTTGCCGGACTGGCTCAAGATAAACAACATGAGCGCCTTCAACATCCGGTATCTCGATGCGCGCAACTCCACGACCAACGTGTACCAGCTCTTCAACTACTGGGACCTCAAGCGCTACACCAACGGCCGTTATTACTTCCAGAACGGTTGGGATAATCCCGACGAGGCCGGTGTCGATTCGGATGCGCGAAGCGAGCATACCGAAATCGGTCTCGGCAATGTTCTGGACGTAACCATGTTCGACCGGCTCAACCTGAACGTCGGTGTCCGTTTCGACTGGGTCGATGCCGATGTGAAAAACTATCCGGGCTTGAGAAATTCGGGGAATGTCCTGACACCCACCCCCGCCTCGTCTGCATCGGGAAAAGAGCATGCGACCTCGCTCACGTCAGCCAGTCTTTCCTACCGGGTGCTGCCCAATATCGTCCCGTACGTCACTTACGCGGAACCCAAGACCATCGTTCCCGGCAGCACGGGCGGTTTGAGCTCAGCCCAGGTCAACGACGAGATTCTCACCGACACGCAACTCAAGGAGGCGGGCATCAAGGGAGAATTTTTCAACGGCAAGCTGTTCGTCTCCTATGCCATCTACGAGCAGTACCGCACGGCGTTTGTCCAGTCCCTGAATGGCGGCAACGGCGACTTCCAGCAGACCCGCAGCAAGGGGCAGGAAGTCGAGGTTCGCTGGGCTCCGACCCGTAACTTCAACATGGCGATTGCCGCGGACTGGATGCGCCGCGACAACGATCCGCTGGCGCCCGGCTTCACACCGGTGCCGGCCGATACCGTTGGTCTGGATCCGGTCGAGTTTGGCGGCGGCCGTTATCAACTCGCGTACGATCCCAATGACACGCGTGTTCCCCGTCCGAAAGCGATCTACAGCCTCTTCGGAAACTATATCTTTGGCGACAGCGGCTTCGACGTATCGGCCGGGGTCAATTATACGGGGGGCTATAATGCGTCCAACATCGGCGACATCAAGTTGCCGTCCGCGCTGACCTTCTCCCTCGATGTCGGTTACCAGACCAAGAGCTGGGAATTCCGCCTTTCCGGCAAGAATCTGACCAATGAGCTCTTCTTCACCTCGACCAGCGGCAGCGCGGCGCTGATTCCGCAGCCCGGCCGCACCTTCACCGCCAAGATCACCTACAAGTTCTGA
- a CDS encoding amidase: MLHIATLRRALVLSLALPFTHLATAEPESGFVVEETTIARIHEAILARKLTATELVKLYLARIKAYNGQGVESPEGWYGPSKFIAHAKGINALATLNLRPATLKAWGFDDHHARSMTDKTDADPSMPDALEVAARLDAEFARTGKLAGPLHGVVMAIKDQYDTFDMRTTSGTDAFYANDRPPQDATFVARLRAAGAIILAKANVAEDASGAPRSAFGGAFLNPYDTERSPGGSSSGSGSSVAANLVTAAIGEETTTSVRSPAHWNCAVGLAPTQELVSRHGMMGMGLNTRVGTITRTVDDTARILTVIAGYDRKDPMTAFTRGRMPEKPYESFTGERSLKGLRIGVVREYMDKAAFAKADEESIDIVNRAIEDLRKLGATIVDPGEHGELFTPYIRALAPALFNITLARQHPEQFPLDADGNPATDQIATLLDMTVDPSLAPGNFTLRDLGTGVGRTPGEAKFEKNLYWRLRGDANIGSIADRAAKANFYHDPAFPERKPPLLATDAEKILDTTTRLQRRFAVQQIILHAFADLDLDAVVYPTGTLPPTKLGSPPEPPVNGRTALWTFLGTQGFPAICIPAGFTTHVYDRERDPAAPPDAPLATVASRLVGPVPATLPVGVDFLGIPYSEPVLLRISAAYEAATGHRSPPPDFGPLASSR; this comes from the coding sequence ATGCTCCACATTGCCACCCTGCGCCGCGCCCTCGTGCTGAGCCTCGCGCTTCCGTTCACGCACCTCGCCACCGCCGAACCGGAATCCGGATTCGTCGTCGAGGAGACGACCATCGCCAGAATCCATGAAGCGATCCTCGCCCGGAAACTCACGGCCACCGAACTCGTCAAGCTCTACCTGGCCCGGATCAAGGCCTACAACGGCCAGGGCGTGGAATCGCCCGAAGGGTGGTACGGTCCGTCGAAATTCATCGCGCACGCCAAGGGCATCAACGCCCTCGCGACCCTCAACCTGCGCCCGGCCACGCTCAAGGCATGGGGCTTCGACGACCATCATGCCCGCAGCATGACAGACAAGACCGACGCCGATCCCTCCATGCCGGATGCGCTCGAAGTCGCGGCGCGCCTCGACGCCGAATTCGCCCGCACCGGCAAGCTGGCCGGGCCGCTCCACGGCGTCGTCATGGCGATCAAGGACCAGTACGACACCTTCGACATGCGGACCACCTCCGGCACCGACGCCTTCTACGCCAACGACCGCCCGCCGCAGGACGCCACCTTCGTCGCCCGCCTCCGCGCCGCCGGGGCGATCATCCTCGCCAAGGCCAACGTCGCCGAGGATGCCTCCGGCGCCCCCCGCAGCGCGTTCGGCGGCGCCTTTCTCAACCCCTACGACACCGAACGCAGCCCGGGCGGATCGAGTTCCGGCTCCGGTTCGTCGGTGGCGGCCAACCTCGTCACCGCCGCCATCGGCGAGGAAACGACGACTTCCGTTCGCAGCCCGGCGCACTGGAATTGCGCCGTCGGCCTCGCGCCGACCCAGGAACTCGTCAGCCGCCACGGCATGATGGGCATGGGACTCAACACCCGCGTCGGCACGATCACCCGCACCGTCGACGACACGGCCCGCATCCTCACCGTCATCGCCGGCTACGATCGCAAGGACCCGATGACCGCGTTCACCCGCGGCCGCATGCCGGAAAAACCCTACGAAAGCTTCACCGGGGAACGCAGCCTCAAGGGCCTGCGCATCGGTGTCGTCCGCGAATACATGGACAAGGCCGCCTTCGCCAAGGCCGACGAGGAGAGCATCGATATCGTCAACCGCGCCATCGAGGACCTGCGCAAGCTCGGCGCCACCATCGTGGACCCGGGCGAGCACGGAGAACTCTTCACCCCCTACATTCGCGCGCTGGCCCCGGCCCTGTTCAACATCACCCTCGCCCGGCAGCATCCCGAACAGTTCCCGCTCGATGCCGACGGCAATCCCGCCACCGACCAGATCGCCACCCTGCTCGACATGACCGTCGATCCCTCTCTGGCTCCCGGCAACTTCACGCTCCGGGACCTCGGAACCGGCGTGGGCCGCACTCCCGGCGAGGCCAAATTCGAAAAAAACCTCTACTGGCGGCTGCGCGGCGACGCCAACATCGGATCGATCGCCGACCGCGCCGCGAAGGCCAATTTTTATCACGATCCCGCCTTCCCCGAGCGCAAGCCGCCCCTGCTGGCGACAGACGCGGAAAAAATCCTCGACACCACCACGCGCCTGCAACGCCGCTTCGCCGTCCAGCAAATCATTCTCCATGCCTTTGCCGACCTCGATCTCGATGCGGTCGTCTACCCCACCGGCACGCTGCCGCCCACGAAACTCGGCTCTCCGCCCGAGCCCCCGGTCAACGGCCGCACCGCACTGTGGACCTTTCTCGGGACACAAGGCTTCCCCGCGATCTGCATCCCCGCCGGTTTCACCACGCATGTCTACGATCGCGAACGCGACCCCGCCGCTCCGCCCGACGCGCCCCTCGCCACGGTCGCCTCCCGCCTCGTCGGCCCCGTACCCGCCACGCTGCCCGTCGGCGTCGATTTTCTCGGCATCCCTTACAGCGAACCGGTGCTCCTCCGGATCTCCGCCGCCTACGAAGCGGCCACCGGCCACCGCTCGCCGCCGCCCGACTTCGGCCCTCTCGCCTCCTCCCGCTGA